A DNA window from Onychostoma macrolepis isolate SWU-2019 chromosome 13, ASM1243209v1, whole genome shotgun sequence contains the following coding sequences:
- the rhd gene encoding rh blood group, D antigen isoform X1, whose product MAPRYAPSLRSRLPLVAFLLETFFLLLFVFFVKIEHQHEKIGRKSDSTLFISSYAEFQDVHVMIFMGFGFLATFLVRYGFSGSGFNVLLAAMAIQWAILINGFLLPQRHHRREIHISMKSVIEAELCAASALVAMGAVHGKTNPVQLLLMALVEVTGFVVNQWILRTLLSADPVNSIMLLHVFGALFGVMVSWVLHREGIKPVHEKEKTDRKTGLFAMFGTLFLWMFWPSFNSALVEDYRWDRGLKLTVIYGTYLSLAVSVVMAMSVSMLTSSKGKMNMDLGMLRFTDNGHHEMSSMSAQVHVQSSALSGGVAIGVAMTAVHTPWIAMTIGFCSALLSALGFRYMKNHMLLAFECHDTCSVLSVHAIPGILGWFAHLFIRLASNERTIAVQFAVYHICVLLITTCMSLVMGMATGLFLKWSIWRPQQDRKCFDDQAFWEFPNLVVQK is encoded by the exons ATGGCTCCTCGGTACGCCCCCAGTCTCCGCTCAAGACTTCCTCTCGTGGCCTTCCTGCTGGAAACCTTCTTTCTCCTactgtttgtcttttttgtgAAAATAGAGCACCAGCATGAGAAGATTGGCAGAAAGTCTGACAGTACGCTTTTCATCAGCTCATATGCAG AattccaagatgttcatgtgaTGATATTCATGGGGTTTGGATTCCTGGCCACGTTCCTTGTACGATATGGTTTCAGTGGATCAGGGTTTAACGTGCTGTTGGCAGCCATGGCCATCCAGTGGGCCATCTTGATAAATGGCTTCCTGCTGCCACAACGACACCACAGAAGAGAGATCCACATCAGTATGAAGAG TGTGATTGAGGCAGAGCTCTGTGCAGCATCCGCTCTGGTTGCCATGGGAGCGGTCCATGGGAAGACAAATCCTGTCCAGCTTTTACTGATGGCTCTGGTGGAGGTCACAGGATTTGTGGTCAATCAGTGGATCCTGCGAACTCTGCTCAGT GCAGATCCAGTGAACAGCATCATGCTGCTGCATGTCTTCGGAGCTCTGTTTGGGGTGATGGTGTCCTGGGTGCTGCACAGAGAGGGGATCAAACCAGTGCATGAGAAAGAGAAAACAGACCGGAAGACTGGCTTATTCGCAATGTTTG GAACGCTGTTCCTGTGGATGTTCTGGCCCAGTTTTAACTCGGCACTGGTGGAAGATTACAGGTGGGATAGAGGACTAAAGCTTACTGTCATTTATGGGACGTATCTGTCGCTGGCTGTCAGTGTTGTCATGGCGATGTCTGTCTCTATGCTCACAAGCTCCAAAGGAAAGATGAACATG GATCTAGGAATGTTGAGATTTACAGATAATGGGCATCATGAGATGAGTAGCATGTCTGCACAGGTTCACGTCCAGAGCTCAGCACTGTCTGGTGGTGTTGCCATTGGAGTTGCAATGACAGCAGTCCACACACCGTGGATTGCCATGACGATTGGATTCTGTTCTGCTCTCTTATCAGCCTTGGGGTTCCGGTACATGAAG AATCACATGCTGCTTGCTTTTGAGTGTCATGACACCTGCAGCGTCCTCAGCGTGCATGCCATACCGGGAATTCTGGGATGGTTTGCTCATTTATTCATACGGCTGGCCAGTAATGAGAGaacaat AGCGGTGCAGTTCGCTGTGTATCACATCTGTGTTCTCCTCATAACGACATGCATGAGTCTGGTGATGGGCATGGCTACAG GACTTTTTCTTAAATGGAGTATCTGGAGACCCCAGCAGGACAGAAAGTGCTTTGATGACCAGGCGTTCTGGGAG tTTCCAAATTTGGTGGTACAGAAATGA
- the rhd gene encoding rh blood group, D antigen isoform X2, whose protein sequence is MAPRYAPSLRSRLPLVAFLLETFFLLLFVFFVKIEHQHEKIGRKSDSTLFISSYAEFQDVHVMIFMGFGFLATFLVRYGFSGSGFNVLLAAMAIQWAILINGFLLPQRHHRREIHISMKSVIEAELCAASALVAMGAVHGKTNPVQLLLMALVEVTGFVVNQWILRTLLSADPVNSIMLLHVFGALFGVMVSWVLHREGIKPVHEKEKTDRKTGLFAMFGTLFLWMFWPSFNSALVEDYRWDRGLKLTVIYGTYLSLAVSVVMAMSVSMLTSSKGKMNMVHVQSSALSGGVAIGVAMTAVHTPWIAMTIGFCSALLSALGFRYMKNHMLLAFECHDTCSVLSVHAIPGILGWFAHLFIRLASNERTIAVQFAVYHICVLLITTCMSLVMGMATGLFLKWSIWRPQQDRKCFDDQAFWEFPNLVVQK, encoded by the exons ATGGCTCCTCGGTACGCCCCCAGTCTCCGCTCAAGACTTCCTCTCGTGGCCTTCCTGCTGGAAACCTTCTTTCTCCTactgtttgtcttttttgtgAAAATAGAGCACCAGCATGAGAAGATTGGCAGAAAGTCTGACAGTACGCTTTTCATCAGCTCATATGCAG AattccaagatgttcatgtgaTGATATTCATGGGGTTTGGATTCCTGGCCACGTTCCTTGTACGATATGGTTTCAGTGGATCAGGGTTTAACGTGCTGTTGGCAGCCATGGCCATCCAGTGGGCCATCTTGATAAATGGCTTCCTGCTGCCACAACGACACCACAGAAGAGAGATCCACATCAGTATGAAGAG TGTGATTGAGGCAGAGCTCTGTGCAGCATCCGCTCTGGTTGCCATGGGAGCGGTCCATGGGAAGACAAATCCTGTCCAGCTTTTACTGATGGCTCTGGTGGAGGTCACAGGATTTGTGGTCAATCAGTGGATCCTGCGAACTCTGCTCAGT GCAGATCCAGTGAACAGCATCATGCTGCTGCATGTCTTCGGAGCTCTGTTTGGGGTGATGGTGTCCTGGGTGCTGCACAGAGAGGGGATCAAACCAGTGCATGAGAAAGAGAAAACAGACCGGAAGACTGGCTTATTCGCAATGTTTG GAACGCTGTTCCTGTGGATGTTCTGGCCCAGTTTTAACTCGGCACTGGTGGAAGATTACAGGTGGGATAGAGGACTAAAGCTTACTGTCATTTATGGGACGTATCTGTCGCTGGCTGTCAGTGTTGTCATGGCGATGTCTGTCTCTATGCTCACAAGCTCCAAAGGAAAGATGAACATG GTTCACGTCCAGAGCTCAGCACTGTCTGGTGGTGTTGCCATTGGAGTTGCAATGACAGCAGTCCACACACCGTGGATTGCCATGACGATTGGATTCTGTTCTGCTCTCTTATCAGCCTTGGGGTTCCGGTACATGAAG AATCACATGCTGCTTGCTTTTGAGTGTCATGACACCTGCAGCGTCCTCAGCGTGCATGCCATACCGGGAATTCTGGGATGGTTTGCTCATTTATTCATACGGCTGGCCAGTAATGAGAGaacaat AGCGGTGCAGTTCGCTGTGTATCACATCTGTGTTCTCCTCATAACGACATGCATGAGTCTGGTGATGGGCATGGCTACAG GACTTTTTCTTAAATGGAGTATCTGGAGACCCCAGCAGGACAGAAAGTGCTTTGATGACCAGGCGTTCTGGGAG tTTCCAAATTTGGTGGTACAGAAATGA